The proteins below come from a single Notamacropus eugenii isolate mMacEug1 chromosome 7, mMacEug1.pri_v2, whole genome shotgun sequence genomic window:
- the LOC140513302 gene encoding sodium/nucleoside cotransporter 2-like — protein MEKEREKESVSLSPRKNYMDNQGLDIMVEERDIAETTRNGDTGINLGNTPELSAFRRRCQQTFSKAQQFCRTHAQLFWQILLGLLCTAYAAYLLAACILDFQRALALFVLTCLGLFFLAYSLIKRHFGQKLLRYGKPFGNSQLRLWLKWGLMVVALVGLFLWLVLDTAQKPKQLISFAGICMFLIILFACSKHHFAVSWRTVFWGLMLDFALGILVIRTDPGFAAFQWLGQQVQVFISYTVAGSSFVFGNVLISDVFAFQVVPVIVFFSCVMSILYYLGIMQWVIVKIAWMLQITLDTTATETVNVAGNIFLGMTEAPLLIRPYLPDMTSSEVHAVMTGGFATMSATVFGAYISFGIDPASLVSASVMAAPGSLALSKLVYPEVEESKFKNKEGVKVSHGDQKNILEAASSGAADSIGLIANIAVNLITFLAVLAFINAALSWLGEMVNIKGLTFQVICSYILQPIVFMMGVDWADCPMVAEMLGIKFFLNEFVAYEQLSQYKNKRLSGIEEWVGGEKQWISVRAEVITTFALCGFANLGSMGITLGALTSIVPQRKSDFAKVVTRALLTGSCVSLVNSCVAGILYVPRGAEASCASFLDTTNFTSPSYEIYVCCRVHFQSIPLNNTGHLPFSQVWTSPGFSANTLANCCGLYNHASCTKNSHFV, from the exons AAGGTGTCAGCAGACTTTCTCCAAGGCCCAACAGTTCTGCAGAACTCATGCCCAGTTGTTTTGGCAAATCCTCTTGGGCCTCCTATGTACAG CCTATGCTGCCTACCTCCTGGCAGCCTGTATCCTGGATTTCCAGAGAGCCCTGGCTTTGTTTGTCCTCACCTGTTTGGGCCTCTTCTTCTTGGCTTACAGTCTCATTAAAAGGCATTTTGGGCAGAAACTGTTGAGATATGGGAAGCCCTTTGGAAATTCTCAGCTGAGGCTTTGGCTAAAATG GGGTCTAATGGTGGTTGCCTTGGTTGGCCTCTTCCTGTGGCTGGTCCTCGACACTGCTCAAAAGCCAAAGCAGCTCATTTCTTTTGCTGGAATCTGTATGTTCCTTATCATTCTCTTTGCCTGCTCCAAACACCACTTTGCA GTGTCCTGGAGGACTGTGTTTTGGGGGCTTATGCTGGACTTTGCTCTTGGCATCTTGGTTATCCGAACTGATCCTGGATTTGCTGCATTTCAATGGCTTGGTCAACAGGTTCAG gtTTTCATCAGTTACACAGTGGCTGGCTCCAGTTTTGTCTTTGGAAATGTTCTCATCAGTGATGTTTTTGCCTTTCAG GTCGTACCAGTCATTGTCTTCTTTAGCTGTGTGATGTCCATCCTCTACTACCTGGGAATCATGCAGTGGGTGATTGTAAAG ATTGCTTGGATGTTGCAAATTACCTTGGACACCACAGCCACAGAGACCGTGAACGTGGCAGGGAACATATTTTTGGGTATG ACTGAGGCCCCTCTACTGATTCGGCCATACCTGCCAGACATGACATCCTCAGAAGTCCATGCTGTTATGACTGGAGGTTTCGCTACCATGTCAGCCACTGTGTTTGGAGCCTACATCTCTTTTGGG ATTGATCCTGCATCCTTGGTTTCTGCTTCTGTGATGGCTGCTCCTGGTTCTCTTGCCTTGTCTAAGCTCGTCTACCCAGAAGTGGAAGAATCCAAGTTCAAGAATAAGGAAGGGGTAAAAGTCTCCCATGG TGATCAGAAGAACATTCTAGAAGCCGCCAGCAGTGGAGCTGCAGACTCTATAGGACTCATTGCTAACATTGCTGTCAACCTAATCACCTTCTTGGCTGTGTTAGCCTTTATCAATGCTGCCCTTTCCTGGCTGGGTGAGATGGTGAACATAAAGGGACTCACCTTCCAG GTCATCTGTTCCTACATTCTACAGCCCATCGTTTTCATGATGGGTGTGGACTGGGCAGACTGTCCAATGGTAGCTGAGATGCTGGGGATCAAGTTCTTTCTGAATGAGTTTGTGGCCTATGAACAGTTGTCTCAGTACAAGAACAAACGTCTCTCTGGAATTGAGGAATGGGTTGGCGGTGAGAAGCAGTGGATTTCG gTGAGAGCAGAAGTCATCACAACTTTTGCACTGTGTGGATTTGCTAATCTCGGTTCCATGGGAATCACCTTAGGAGccttaa CTTCAATAGTGCCCCAACGGAAGAGTGACTTTGCCAAAGTGGTAACAAGGGCCCTCTTGACAGGATCCTGTGTATCTCTGGTCAACTCCTGTGTGGCAG GAATCCTCTATGTCCCCAGAGGGGCTGAGGCCAGCTGTGCCTCTTTCCTGGACACAACAAATTTCACCAGTCCTAGCTATGAGATCTACGTGTGCTGCAGAGTACACTTCCAGAG CATCCCACTCAACAACACTGGCCACCTCCCTTTTTCACAAGTCTGGACAAGCCCAGGATTCAGTGCTAACACCCTTGCCAACTGCTGTGGACTCTACAACCATGCCAGCTGTACCAAAAACAGCCACTTTGTGTAA